The Paenibacillus sp. FSL R7-0204 genome includes a region encoding these proteins:
- a CDS encoding MerR family transcriptional regulator, with the protein MKIGEFAELNKVTTKMLRHYDEIGLLHPAAIDPGTGYRFYTPEQSHPLNWIMILKSLDFTLGEIRELLSGPVDSLLLIRQLVRKRIGITSALNEQIQKKLAIDRLITLIEKEGFEMNKTIHLQTVGLTDIHEIKKNMPNMEMFLENAAGIAAESAGGDIHSVIRFDISHFKQVNDDFGFDVGDKVIVACYQLIESAVHKHLGHATIGRAHGDEFIVFAIADKDRASLAAQSIINEMKSFDFTAIGCLRPMGCYIGGLVGPFGASTDIRIIIEASIETLDRARRNGVNSLNIESYIV; encoded by the coding sequence TTGAAGATCGGAGAGTTCGCAGAACTGAATAAGGTGACCACCAAAATGCTCCGGCACTACGACGAGATCGGTCTGCTTCATCCCGCAGCGATCGATCCCGGGACAGGCTACCGCTTCTATACCCCGGAGCAATCACATCCTCTGAACTGGATCATGATTCTGAAGAGCCTCGATTTCACTCTGGGTGAAATCAGGGAGCTCTTAAGCGGACCTGTGGACAGCCTGCTCCTCATCCGCCAGCTGGTACGCAAGCGCATCGGGATTACGTCGGCTTTAAATGAACAAATCCAGAAGAAACTGGCCATAGACCGGCTGATCACCCTCATTGAGAAGGAAGGGTTCGAAATGAATAAGACCATCCATTTGCAGACGGTAGGGCTAACAGATATACATGAAATCAAAAAGAACATGCCCAATATGGAAATGTTCCTCGAAAATGCAGCCGGTATTGCAGCAGAATCTGCGGGCGGTGATATCCACTCGGTGATCCGCTTCGATATCAGCCACTTCAAACAAGTGAATGACGACTTCGGCTTCGACGTAGGAGATAAAGTCATTGTCGCCTGCTATCAATTAATTGAATCGGCCGTCCATAAGCATCTGGGTCATGCTACGATTGGACGCGCGCACGGGGATGAATTCATTGTGTTCGCCATAGCGGACAAGGATAGGGCCAGCTTGGCTGCCCAAAGCATCATAAACGAGATGAAAAGCTTCGACTTCACCGCCATCGGCTGCTTGAGGCCTATGGGATGTTACATCGGAGGTCTGGTCGGACCGTTCGGAGCCAGCACAGATATCCGCATCATTATCGAGGCTTCCATCGAGACTTTAGACCGGGCACGGAGAAATGGGGTAAACTCATTAAATATTGAATCGTACATTGTATAA
- a CDS encoding peptidylprolyl isomerase, with product MRQALIRLEQGPEVRLELFDQEAPGTVANFEKLANSGFYNGLAFQRVVRGFVAQGGCPERNGRGGTDPIPCETKGNPHKHVRGALSMAHFGPGTGSCQFFICYDTFDYLDGWHTVFGRVTEGMEHVDALRRGAVMQEVRVW from the coding sequence ATGAGACAGGCTCTGATCCGTCTGGAGCAGGGACCGGAGGTTCGGCTGGAGCTGTTCGATCAGGAAGCGCCGGGAACCGTAGCCAATTTTGAAAAGCTTGCGAACAGCGGCTTTTACAACGGTCTGGCCTTTCAGCGTGTGGTACGCGGCTTTGTTGCCCAGGGCGGCTGCCCGGAGCGCAACGGCAGAGGCGGCACAGATCCCATTCCCTGTGAGACGAAGGGGAATCCCCATAAGCATGTGCGCGGGGCGCTGTCTATGGCGCATTTTGGACCAGGCACGGGGTCCTGCCAGTTTTTTATCTGTTATGATACGTTCGATTATCTGGACGGCTGGCATACGGTATTCGGCAGGGTTACGGAAGGAATGGAGCATGTCGATGCCCTGCGGCGCGGAGCGGTCATGCAGGAGGTCCGCGTCTGGTAA
- a CDS encoding glycosyltransferase family 2 protein, whose translation MNPNRTRVLLGSPIHQKPAILEQFLNSLLRLNLKDIDLDFYLIDDNPDEAASQLLQQFARNGRSVFLQSSGYHDDYIRDEHTHVWHSNLVWKVAGFKNLMIRRAEAFGYDYLFLIDSDLILHPDTLLHLIGTGKDIISEIFWTQWQPNTLLQPQVWMHDEYNQWEIHPGEQLSPEEIQRRFYAFLLKMQQPGIYEVGGLGACTLISSSALSSGISYDRVRNISYWGEDRHFCIRAAALGFPLFVDTHFPALHLYRDSDLDLVAEFIRHTRGAEAEPDASHEAVIIEDSVTTSADDLPDCAETAQPPADKRVQEAAAQWEVLWTEAEARQHLSKEPLPADAGGDATGAEKNSPAAGTSTVRDGNADLIRSQGAYAASPVPPAAPASRRPKLTLTMIVKNEGTRFLRQVLQEHRKYIDEAVIIDDASTDNTADICREALEGIPLHLIQNPVSRFHNESELRKQQWEAVVRARPEWILNLDGDELFESCFPEEVDSLLRTTDCDLFCFRLYDFWDEASYREDSYWQAHQSYRPFLLRYREDFTYAWNDLPQHCGRLPENIFELSHQLSNLRLKHLGWSKPEFRLEKYLRYMLLDPDAQYGWKEQYQSILDPHPRLVPWSE comes from the coding sequence ATGAATCCGAATAGAACCCGGGTGCTGCTGGGCAGCCCGATCCATCAAAAACCGGCGATCCTGGAGCAATTCCTGAACTCTCTGCTGCGTCTGAACCTGAAGGATATCGATCTTGATTTCTATCTGATTGACGATAACCCGGATGAAGCCGCAAGCCAGCTGCTGCAGCAGTTCGCCCGGAACGGCAGATCCGTCTTCCTGCAATCCTCCGGCTACCATGATGACTATATCCGAGATGAGCATACGCATGTCTGGCATTCCAATCTGGTCTGGAAGGTGGCCGGATTCAAGAATCTGATGATCCGGCGGGCGGAGGCCTTCGGCTATGACTACCTGTTCCTGATTGATTCGGACCTCATTCTGCACCCGGATACGTTGCTGCATCTGATCGGTACAGGCAAGGATATTATCTCCGAGATTTTCTGGACACAGTGGCAGCCGAATACACTGCTGCAACCGCAGGTATGGATGCATGACGAATACAACCAGTGGGAGATTCATCCGGGAGAGCAGCTCTCGCCGGAGGAGATTCAGCGCCGTTTCTATGCTTTTTTGCTGAAGATGCAGCAGCCTGGAATCTATGAGGTTGGCGGACTTGGCGCCTGCACGCTGATCAGCAGCTCAGCCCTCAGCTCCGGGATCAGCTACGACCGGGTCCGTAATATCTCCTACTGGGGAGAGGACCGTCATTTCTGCATCCGCGCAGCGGCCCTCGGCTTTCCGCTCTTCGTGGATACCCACTTCCCTGCGCTGCACCTCTACAGAGACAGTGATCTTGATCTGGTGGCGGAGTTCATCCGGCACACCCGGGGCGCGGAAGCAGAGCCTGATGCCTCACACGAAGCAGTAATCATTGAAGACAGCGTTACAACCTCTGCTGATGATCTGCCAGATTGCGCAGAGACGGCTCAGCCCCCCGCTGACAAAAGAGTGCAGGAGGCAGCAGCGCAGTGGGAGGTGCTGTGGACCGAAGCCGAAGCCCGGCAGCACTTGTCCAAGGAGCCTCTGCCCGCTGACGCAGGCGGTGACGCTACCGGAGCGGAGAAGAATAGTCCGGCAGCAGGCACCAGCACCGTCAGGGACGGAAACGCAGACTTGATAAGGTCTCAAGGGGCTTATGCAGCGTCCCCCGTCCCCCCGGCAGCTCCTGCTTCCCGCCGGCCCAAGCTGACTCTCACCATGATCGTCAAGAATGAAGGCACCAGGTTCCTGCGCCAGGTGCTGCAAGAGCACCGTAAGTACATCGATGAGGCCGTCATTATCGACGATGCAAGCACAGATAATACAGCCGATATCTGCCGCGAGGCCCTTGAGGGGATTCCGCTCCACCTGATACAGAATCCTGTCTCCCGCTTCCATAATGAATCAGAGCTGCGCAAGCAGCAGTGGGAGGCGGTGGTTAGGGCCCGGCCCGAGTGGATTCTTAATCTGGACGGGGATGAGCTGTTCGAGTCATGTTTTCCAGAAGAGGTTGATTCCCTGCTGCGGACAACGGATTGCGACTTATTCTGCTTCCGGCTCTACGACTTCTGGGATGAGGCCAGCTACCGCGAGGACAGCTACTGGCAGGCTCACCAGAGCTACCGCCCGTTCCTGCTCCGTTACCGGGAAGACTTCACCTATGCCTGGAATGATCTGCCGCAGCACTGCGGGCGGCTGCCGGAGAATATCTTCGAGCTGTCCCATCAGTTAAGCAACCTGCGCCTGAAGCATCTCGGCTGGTCGAAGCCGGAATTCCGGCTGGAGAAGTATCTGCGTTATATGCTGCTGGACCCGGACGCCCAGTACGGCTGGAAGGAGCAGTATCAATCCATCCTTGACCCTCATCCCCGGCTGGTGCCTTGGAGCGAATAA
- a CDS encoding Hsp20/alpha crystallin family protein, producing the protein MFDLVPFGKRRDDAFGVLAKSLNEVFNDDFFAPLTSNALSFRTDIRESEGAYLIEAELPGFRKEEIDIDYSSPYLTIKAVRTEESNEENKGHQMVRRERRYGEYVRRFYVQDIAEEDILASLKDGVLSLEVPKRQKSQGKRIEIQDGGGDASERKELQQ; encoded by the coding sequence ATGTTTGATTTGGTTCCTTTTGGTAAACGCAGAGATGATGCTTTTGGTGTGCTGGCGAAGTCGCTGAACGAAGTGTTTAATGATGATTTCTTCGCACCGCTGACAAGTAACGCGCTGTCTTTCCGGACCGACATCCGGGAGAGTGAAGGGGCATATCTGATCGAGGCCGAGCTTCCGGGCTTCCGCAAAGAAGAAATCGACATTGATTATTCCAGCCCTTACTTGACGATCAAGGCGGTTCGCACTGAAGAGAGCAATGAGGAGAACAAGGGGCATCAGATGGTGCGCCGCGAACGGCGGTATGGTGAATATGTACGCCGGTTCTACGTGCAGGATATTGCAGAGGAAGACATTCTTGCTTCTCTGAAAGACGGTGTGCTGAGTCTGGAGGTGCCGAAACGGCAGAAGTCCCAGGGCAAACGGATCGAAATTCAGGATGGCGGCGGCGATGCTTCAGAACGGAAAGAGCTTCAGCAGTAA
- the pdxR gene encoding MocR-like pyridoxine biosynthesis transcription factor PdxR, which translates to MLLVPDLNEHSEVPYYIQLYNYLAKAILGGTLQSGTRLPSIRRLAALCGISATPVELAYQQLLAEGFIASKPRSGYYILPVHREGSPAAAGERPSPAPRPITPRDSRHYAYDFHMSRNDFSLFPHKIWRSLYQEQLANPDLLQYGDPQGEPALRESIAAHLRQFRGLRCTEKQIVVGGDQYTLCSLLCLLLKGRVSGLGIEDPGYHLLPAAFRRSGYSILPIPLEEDGLQIDKLYSSGADAVYISPSHQFPRGMTMPITKRLALLEWARSTGGYIIEDDYDGEFRYHGRPIPALQGLAEGSPVIYMCSFAQSVTPALCIHYMVLPEELLPDYHSLRSELYLEHSASRLHQIALHYFMERGHFEKHLRRMRLLYQRKHDLLLRSVRQHFGDAAVLSGTDAGFHLLLTFKPPAAEVGSSVSNRVSNSTSARELAAVAEAEGIRVTPMSYTWWSKPDYDEPEFILGFGGIAEDLIDEGIRRLAGAWLG; encoded by the coding sequence ATGCTGCTTGTCCCTGATCTGAATGAACACAGCGAGGTCCCGTACTACATACAGCTCTATAATTATCTGGCAAAAGCAATCCTGGGCGGCACCCTCCAGAGCGGGACGCGCCTGCCCTCTATCCGCCGCCTGGCGGCGTTATGCGGAATCAGCGCCACTCCGGTGGAGCTTGCATACCAGCAGCTTCTGGCAGAGGGCTTCATCGCCAGCAAGCCGCGCAGCGGCTACTATATTCTGCCCGTTCACCGGGAAGGCAGCCCTGCTGCCGCCGGGGAACGGCCCAGTCCGGCACCCCGCCCGATCACGCCCCGTGATTCACGGCACTACGCGTATGATTTCCATATGTCGCGCAATGATTTCTCCCTGTTCCCGCACAAAATATGGCGCAGCCTCTACCAGGAGCAGCTCGCGAATCCAGACCTGCTCCAGTACGGCGATCCCCAGGGGGAGCCGGCCCTCCGCGAGAGCATCGCCGCCCATCTGCGGCAATTCCGCGGGCTGCGCTGCACGGAGAAGCAGATTGTAGTCGGCGGCGACCAGTATACGCTGTGTTCTTTGCTGTGTCTGCTGCTGAAAGGACGGGTGAGCGGGCTGGGTATCGAAGATCCGGGGTACCACCTGCTGCCTGCGGCATTCCGGCGCAGCGGATATAGCATTCTGCCCATTCCGCTGGAGGAGGATGGATTGCAGATAGACAAGCTGTACAGCAGCGGGGCAGATGCTGTGTACATCTCGCCGTCCCACCAGTTTCCCCGGGGGATGACCATGCCAATCACCAAACGCCTCGCATTGCTGGAGTGGGCCCGGTCCACAGGCGGATATATAATCGAGGACGATTATGACGGGGAATTCCGCTATCACGGGCGGCCGATCCCCGCGCTGCAAGGGCTTGCTGAGGGCAGTCCGGTGATCTATATGTGCAGCTTCGCCCAGTCGGTAACCCCTGCGTTGTGTATTCACTATATGGTGCTGCCGGAGGAGCTGCTGCCAGACTATCACAGCCTGAGAAGCGAGCTGTACCTGGAGCATTCGGCCTCACGGCTTCATCAGATTGCGCTGCATTACTTTATGGAGCGGGGACATTTCGAGAAGCACCTGCGGCGGATGCGTCTGCTCTATCAGCGCAAGCATGACCTGCTGCTGCGCTCGGTCAGGCAGCATTTCGGCGATGCCGCAGTGCTCAGCGGAACGGATGCCGGATTTCATCTGCTGCTGACCTTTAAGCCGCCCGCAGCAGAAGTTGGCTCCAGCGTTAGCAACAGAGTTAGCAATAGCACCAGCGCCAGGGAGCTTGCTGCCGTAGCGGAAGCCGAGGGCATTCGCGTTACCCCCATGTCCTATACCTGGTGGTCCAAGCCGGACTACGATGAACCCGAATTCATCCTGGGCTTCGGCGGGATCGCCGAGGACCTGATCGATGAGGGCATCCGCAGATTGGCGGGGGCATGGCTGGGCTAG
- a CDS encoding MBL fold metallo-hydrolase, protein MELYAVKFGESSFRLSNVYRDMHHSEELVQIAWSFYIAKHNNKTIFIDTGFRDENVAQQWGITLTDVADELRGVIGHLSSVDTVIITHSHFDHIENLDLFDKPEIIISKTDYETALQQCSPAVKEKLLQSQVVTVDNEYIYDNQFRFKVIGGHSPGSSVVYFESVHTNYIITGDECYWCDNLLSNRPNGVFSSTENNERFLNEAHHSGFIPLPFHDLQIFEHYPAVSNNIVRIL, encoded by the coding sequence ATGGAACTCTACGCCGTAAAATTTGGTGAATCTTCATTTCGCTTAAGCAACGTATACCGCGATATGCATCATTCGGAGGAATTAGTCCAGATTGCGTGGTCATTTTATATTGCCAAGCATAATAATAAAACAATCTTTATCGATACAGGCTTTCGCGATGAGAATGTGGCACAGCAATGGGGAATTACACTAACAGACGTAGCAGACGAGTTAAGAGGCGTCATTGGCCATCTAAGCTCCGTAGATACAGTCATCATTACGCATAGTCACTTTGACCATATTGAGAATCTTGACTTGTTTGATAAGCCTGAAATCATTATTTCAAAAACCGACTATGAAACTGCGCTACAGCAATGCTCGCCGGCCGTCAAGGAGAAGCTGCTTCAAAGCCAGGTTGTCACCGTAGACAACGAATATATTTATGACAACCAGTTCAGATTCAAGGTGATCGGCGGGCATAGCCCTGGTTCATCGGTGGTTTACTTTGAATCGGTTCATACCAACTATATAATCACCGGCGATGAATGCTACTGGTGCGATAATTTGCTAAGCAATCGGCCGAACGGGGTTTTTTCGAGTACAGAAAATAACGAACGGTTTCTAAATGAGGCTCATCACAGCGGATTCATTCCGCTCCCATTCCATGATCTGCAAATATTCGAACACTATCCGGCCGTTTCTAACAATATAGTGAGAATCCTTTAG
- a CDS encoding sigma factor-like helix-turn-helix DNA-binding protein, which translates to MEQQMIQRYRQEIYRIGWRLQYRSKRTRRHECSFMDIRPAQRDETEEMINRLSVEQLLDTLPTKGKVILQKIYLQEMTEAEVAAQLHMSQQGVNKWKQKMLHQLSQTANSQTF; encoded by the coding sequence ATGGAACAGCAAATGATACAGCGTTACCGGCAGGAAATCTATCGAATCGGCTGGCGCTTACAATACCGTAGCAAGCGAACCCGCCGGCATGAATGTAGCTTCATGGATATCCGCCCGGCTCAGCGGGATGAAACGGAGGAGATGATTAACCGGTTGTCCGTTGAGCAGCTATTAGATACACTTCCAACCAAAGGAAAGGTGATTCTGCAGAAGATTTATCTGCAGGAAATGACAGAGGCTGAGGTCGCGGCACAGCTGCACATGAGTCAACAGGGGGTTAATAAATGGAAGCAAAAAATGCTCCATCAGCTATCACAGACAGCGAATTCACAGACCTTCTGA
- a CDS encoding DnaJ C-terminal domain-containing protein, with product MAANYYERLGVEPKASKQEIKKAYQKLAKKWHPDVNKAPEAEAKFKEAAEAYEVLGDEAKRKIYDEELRYGAEAGSRGQRSYGSASSASWESPFGAGWSSGAASSGGIPEEDLFGMFFGSRGAADRAGFFSGSSGARPGGSPWGDEFSTMQAQLEITLEQAYRGGNISVQAAGKDLNVQIPARSAEGTLIRVPGGGSGAGQGGELLISLHLLPHEIYEPDGGDLLGTVEIAPWQAVLGGEAKVALPDGSSVKLKIPAGIASGGTLRLSGKGLRRPDGTNGDILFRMEMVIPAGTTEAEKKLYRQLAESGSFQAGAKRSTTGGAQRRRAATR from the coding sequence GTGGCGGCAAATTATTATGAGCGTCTTGGGGTAGAACCGAAGGCCTCGAAGCAGGAGATTAAGAAGGCCTATCAGAAGCTGGCCAAAAAATGGCACCCCGATGTCAACAAGGCGCCGGAGGCAGAGGCGAAATTCAAGGAAGCAGCCGAGGCATATGAGGTGCTGGGCGATGAAGCGAAGCGCAAAATCTATGATGAGGAGCTCCGCTATGGAGCCGAAGCAGGCTCACGGGGCCAGCGCAGCTACGGATCAGCCTCCTCTGCGTCATGGGAATCGCCGTTTGGCGCGGGCTGGAGCAGCGGAGCCGCCTCTTCCGGTGGTATACCCGAAGAGGATCTGTTCGGGATGTTCTTCGGCAGCCGGGGCGCGGCTGACCGCGCCGGCTTCTTCTCCGGCAGCAGTGGCGCCCGTCCAGGCGGAAGCCCGTGGGGGGATGAGTTCAGTACGATGCAGGCCCAGCTTGAGATTACGCTGGAGCAGGCTTATAGAGGCGGTAATATCAGCGTTCAGGCGGCAGGCAAGGACCTGAATGTACAGATTCCGGCACGCTCGGCGGAAGGGACGCTCATCCGGGTACCCGGCGGCGGAAGCGGAGCGGGCCAGGGCGGCGAGCTGCTGATCTCGCTGCATCTCCTGCCGCATGAGATCTATGAGCCGGACGGCGGGGATCTGCTCGGCACGGTTGAGATCGCCCCCTGGCAGGCTGTGCTTGGCGGGGAAGCCAAGGTGGCGCTGCCGGATGGCAGCAGCGTGAAGCTGAAGATCCCTGCCGGGATAGCCAGCGGCGGAACGCTGCGCCTCTCCGGCAAGGGGCTGAGACGTCCGGACGGAACGAATGGTGACATCCTGTTCCGGATGGAGATGGTCATTCCGGCCGGAACGACCGAGGCAGAGAAGAAGCTGTACCGTCAGCTAGCGGAGTCCGGCAGCTTCCAGGCCGGCGCGAAACGGAGTACCACAGGCGGAGCACAGCGGCGAAGAGCGGCAACACGGTAA
- a CDS encoding GNAT family N-acetyltransferase: protein MNRHSELVTGEKVYLRPLNGEDAEMYYHMFYGTEVRRLTGTKKHITKEQIENYIARKSGDDSTVLLLIALKENDEVIGDIAIQDIDGDNRNANLRIAIGDERHQGQGYGREALLLMLDYGFGILNLHRIELEVYSYNARAAHVYESIGFVQEGVRRQTLFYNHEYHDVIMMGMLESEYRERYLK, encoded by the coding sequence ATGAACAGGCATTCAGAACTTGTAACAGGGGAAAAGGTATATCTGCGCCCGCTCAACGGGGAAGATGCCGAAATGTATTACCATATGTTCTACGGCACGGAAGTCCGCAGGCTTACAGGAACGAAGAAGCATATCACCAAAGAGCAGATTGAGAATTATATCGCGCGTAAATCCGGAGATGACAGCACGGTGCTGCTGCTCATCGCGCTGAAGGAGAACGATGAGGTTATCGGCGACATCGCTATTCAGGACATCGATGGGGATAACCGGAATGCCAATCTGCGGATCGCCATCGGGGACGAGCGGCATCAGGGACAAGGATATGGGCGTGAAGCGCTGCTGCTGATGCTGGATTATGGCTTCGGCATTCTGAATCTGCACAGGATTGAGCTGGAGGTCTACAGTTATAATGCCCGTGCTGCGCATGTATATGAGTCCATCGGGTTCGTGCAGGAGGGGGTGCGGCGTCAGACGCTGTTTTATAACCATGAGTATCATGATGTGATAATGATGGGCATGCTGGAGAGTGAATACCGGGAGCGTTATTTGAAGTAG
- the clpB gene encoding ATP-dependent chaperone ClpB, producing the protein MDFNKLTQKLQEAVAEAQSLAASGGHQEIDNLHLLKALLQQHEGLLPRLLQKMNVPAAELLQGTEALLHRKPSVSGSGAGTMRRYASPALIAMLEQAEQEAAKMQDEFVAVEHAVLAMVSDASSGNRELRALFVTRGITREKLLGVLAEIRGHQRVTSREPEATYEVLEKYGRDLVAEVRAGKIDPVIGRDAEIRRVIRILSRKTKNNPVLIGEPGVGKTAIVEGLAHRIVRRDVPEGLKDKTIFSLDMSALIAGAKYRGEFEERLQAVLKEIRESDGRIVLFIDELHTIVGAGKTEGAMDAGNMLKPMLARGELHCIGATTLDEYRKYIEKDPALERRFQQVLVSEPDVEDTVSILRGLKERFEVHHGVKIYDSALVAAGVLSNRYITDRFLPDKAIDLVDEACAMIRTEIDSMPGEMDEVTRRLMQMEIEEAALKKETDDASARRLENLQRELADLKEKHLGMTARWEKEKSAIQGIRDLKKRLEQARKDLVDAQEIYDLNKSAELSYGIIPDLERQLKAAEEAAQQDQETRLLREAVTEEEIADIVSRWTGVPVSRLVEGERDKLLRLEDTLHERVVGQDEAVRLVADAVLRARAGIKDPNRPIGSFLFLGPTGVGKTELAKALAVSLFDREDGMIRIDMSEYMEKHSVSRLVGAPPGYVGYEEGGQLTEAVRRQPYTVVLLDEVEKAHPDVFNILLQLLDDGRLTDSQGRMVDFKNTIIIMTSNIGSPHLIQGTDDNGELTEAVKDRVMKELSGHFRPEFLNRVDDIVMFKPLTLGDTQRIVVKLVDGLRLRLADRNIGLMLSGRAVRFIAEEGFDSVYGARPLKRFIQRSLETRVARALIAGEAEEGSVMTVDEADGELTVAIAKSESAKTVGSM; encoded by the coding sequence ATGGATTTCAATAAGCTTACCCAGAAGCTGCAGGAAGCAGTGGCAGAGGCGCAGTCGCTGGCGGCTTCCGGCGGGCATCAGGAGATTGACAATCTTCATCTGCTGAAGGCACTGCTCCAGCAGCATGAGGGCCTGTTGCCCCGTCTGCTGCAGAAGATGAATGTTCCCGCAGCCGAGCTGCTGCAGGGAACAGAGGCGCTGCTTCACCGCAAACCCAGCGTAAGCGGGAGCGGAGCAGGCACCATGCGGCGCTATGCCTCGCCTGCGCTGATTGCCATGCTGGAGCAGGCGGAGCAGGAAGCGGCCAAGATGCAGGACGAATTCGTCGCGGTGGAGCATGCTGTCCTGGCGATGGTCTCGGATGCAAGCAGCGGGAACCGCGAGCTGCGCGCATTATTCGTTACCCGCGGGATTACCCGGGAGAAGCTGCTTGGAGTGTTAGCGGAGATTCGCGGACACCAGCGGGTGACCAGCCGGGAGCCGGAGGCCACCTATGAGGTGCTGGAGAAGTACGGCCGCGATCTCGTAGCCGAGGTACGGGCAGGCAAGATCGATCCGGTCATCGGCCGGGATGCCGAGATTCGCCGGGTGATCCGCATCCTCTCCCGCAAGACCAAGAATAACCCTGTCCTGATCGGGGAGCCGGGTGTCGGGAAGACAGCGATTGTCGAAGGGCTGGCCCACCGGATTGTCCGCCGGGATGTGCCGGAGGGACTGAAGGACAAGACGATTTTCTCGTTGGATATGAGTGCGCTGATTGCCGGTGCGAAATACCGCGGGGAATTTGAGGAGCGGCTGCAGGCGGTGCTGAAGGAGATCCGCGAGAGTGACGGACGGATTGTTCTGTTCATAGACGAGCTGCATACGATTGTAGGTGCGGGTAAGACTGAGGGGGCCATGGATGCGGGGAACATGCTGAAGCCGATGCTGGCCCGGGGTGAGCTGCACTGTATCGGGGCAACCACGCTGGATGAGTACCGCAAATATATTGAGAAGGACCCGGCGCTCGAACGCCGCTTCCAGCAGGTGCTGGTCAGCGAGCCGGATGTCGAGGATACCGTTTCGATTCTACGCGGCTTGAAGGAACGCTTCGAGGTGCATCACGGGGTCAAAATCTATGATAGTGCCCTGGTCGCAGCCGGTGTGCTGTCTAACCGTTATATTACCGACCGCTTCCTGCCGGATAAGGCGATTGACCTGGTCGATGAAGCCTGCGCGATGATCCGCACGGAGATTGACTCCATGCCCGGCGAGATGGATGAGGTGACCCGCCGCCTGATGCAGATGGAGATAGAGGAAGCTGCGCTCAAAAAAGAAACTGATGACGCCAGTGCGCGCCGTCTGGAGAACCTCCAGCGGGAGCTGGCTGACCTCAAGGAGAAGCATCTGGGAATGACAGCCCGCTGGGAGAAGGAGAAATCGGCCATTCAGGGCATCCGTGACCTGAAGAAGCGGCTGGAGCAGGCCCGCAAGGATCTGGTCGATGCGCAGGAGATCTATGATCTCAATAAGTCGGCTGAATTGAGTTATGGCATTATTCCTGATCTGGAGCGGCAGCTTAAGGCGGCGGAGGAAGCGGCGCAGCAGGATCAGGAGACCCGGCTGCTGCGTGAAGCCGTGACAGAGGAGGAAATCGCCGATATTGTCTCGCGCTGGACGGGTGTTCCCGTAAGCAGACTGGTGGAAGGAGAGCGGGATAAGCTGCTGCGGCTGGAGGATACGCTGCATGAACGGGTAGTCGGGCAGGATGAGGCGGTCCGGCTGGTAGCTGATGCCGTACTCCGGGCAAGAGCCGGCATCAAGGACCCCAACCGTCCGATCGGCTCGTTCCTGTTCCTTGGACCGACCGGGGTCGGGAAGACAGAGCTGGCCAAAGCACTGGCGGTATCGCTGTTCGACCGCGAGGACGGTATGATCCGTATCGATATGTCGGAATACATGGAGAAGCATAGTGTCTCCCGTCTCGTAGGCGCTCCTCCCGGATATGTCGGCTATGAAGAAGGGGGACAATTGACCGAAGCGGTACGCCGCCAGCCGTATACGGTAGTCCTGCTGGATGAGGTGGAAAAGGCGCACCCGGATGTATTCAACATCCTTCTGCAGTTGCTGGATGACGGCCGGCTGACCGACTCACAGGGCCGGATGGTCGACTTCAAGAATACCATTATCATCATGACCTCCAATATCGGCTCACCGCATCTGATTCAGGGCACGGATGACAACGGCGAGCTGACCGAAGCCGTGAAGGACCGGGTCATGAAGGAGCTGAGCGGGCACTTCCGTCCAGAGTTCCTCAACCGGGTAGATGATATTGTAATGTTCAAGCCGCTGACACTGGGCGATACCCAAAGAATTGTAGTTAAGCTGGTCGATGGCCTGCGCTTGCGCCTGGCTGATCGGAACATCGGTCTCATGCTGAGCGGCCGGGCGGTGCGCTTCATTGCCGAGGAAGGCTTCGACTCCGTCTATGGCGCCAGACCGCTGAAGCGGTTCATCCAGCGCAGCCTGGAGACCCGGGTAGCGCGTGCGCTGATCGCCGGAGAAGCGGAGGAAGGCTCAGTGATGACGGTCGATGAAGCGGACGGCGAGCTGACTGTTGCAATAGCGAAATCAGAGTCTGCGAAGACAGTAGGATCGATGTGA